From a single Paenibacillus sp. FSL W8-0426 genomic region:
- the pstB gene encoding phosphate ABC transporter ATP-binding protein PstB, with amino-acid sequence MAIPFGTEQLSIYYGHFQAVKQISLAFPESSVTALIGPSGCGKSTFLRSLNRMNDEIAGSRTEGHIWMDGKDLNEPGTDVIKLRQKIGMVWQKPNPFHKSIYNNIAFGPRYRGMKKKKDLDEVVEKSLRRAALWDEVKDRLNDSALALSGGQQQRLCIARALSVDPQILLLDEPASALDPVSTGKVEELISELKKDLRIVIVTHNMQQAARISDFTAYFYLGSLVEHGDTEHIFTNPDNRLTQEYIMGRFG; translated from the coding sequence ATGGCCATACCTTTTGGTACGGAACAGTTAAGCATATATTACGGGCATTTTCAGGCGGTCAAACAGATCAGCCTGGCATTTCCCGAATCGAGCGTAACGGCGCTCATCGGACCTTCCGGCTGCGGCAAATCGACGTTCTTGCGGTCTTTGAACCGAATGAACGACGAAATTGCCGGCTCCCGTACGGAAGGGCATATCTGGATGGATGGGAAAGACCTGAACGAACCGGGAACAGACGTGATCAAGCTCCGCCAGAAAATCGGCATGGTATGGCAGAAGCCCAATCCTTTCCATAAATCCATCTATAACAACATCGCGTTTGGGCCGCGTTACCGCGGCATGAAAAAGAAGAAGGATCTGGATGAGGTTGTAGAGAAAAGCCTTCGCCGCGCGGCGCTGTGGGATGAGGTCAAAGATCGCCTGAACGATTCGGCACTGGCTCTTTCCGGCGGACAGCAGCAGCGTCTGTGCATTGCACGCGCATTGTCCGTGGACCCGCAAATTTTGCTGCTCGACGAGCCGGCCTCCGCGCTGGATCCGGTGTCCACCGGCAAAGTGGAGGAGTTGATTTCGGAGCTGAAGAAAGATCTGCGCATCGTCATCGTTACCCACAACATGCAGCAGGCAGCCCGGATTTCGGATTTTACGGCATACTTCTACCTGGGCAGCCTGGTTGAGCACGGAGATACGGAGCATATTTTCACGAATCCGGACAACCGCTTGACGCAAGAATACATCATGGGTCGTTTCGGTTAA
- a CDS encoding response regulator transcription factor translates to MRDHVNILLVEDDPEIARILTDHLRREGYGVTWASSGLESWEDFREGTYQLVLLDLMLPEMDGFAVCKNIRLISDVPLLMMSARIEEESKVRGLGLGADDYITKPFSLAELTARIESHLNRYRRYQGIKPDSTHQQYNDGLSIDLLNQRVQLHGEDIVLTNKEWALLTLLASHPGRAFTKAELYEHVWNQPVAGSSGTVTVHVKSLRAKLGDEPHQPRWIQTVWGSGYRFVGDLAE, encoded by the coding sequence ATGAGAGACCACGTGAATATTTTGCTGGTGGAGGATGATCCGGAAATTGCCCGCATTTTGACGGACCATCTTCGGCGTGAGGGATATGGGGTGACTTGGGCTTCGAGCGGCCTGGAGAGCTGGGAGGATTTCAGGGAAGGGACCTACCAATTGGTTTTGCTGGATCTGATGCTGCCGGAGATGGACGGGTTCGCGGTATGCAAAAATATCCGGCTGATCAGCGACGTTCCGCTGCTCATGATGAGTGCGCGCATCGAAGAAGAGAGCAAGGTCAGAGGTCTTGGCCTGGGCGCTGACGATTACATTACCAAGCCGTTCAGCCTGGCCGAACTTACGGCCCGCATCGAATCCCACCTTAACAGATATCGCAGATATCAGGGCATCAAGCCGGATTCGACCCATCAACAGTACAACGACGGGTTGTCGATCGACCTGTTGAATCAACGGGTGCAGCTTCATGGGGAAGATATCGTACTGACCAATAAGGAATGGGCTTTGCTCACGCTGCTTGCCTCTCATCCGGGCCGGGCATTCACCAAGGCGGAGCTGTATGAACATGTGTGGAATCAGCCGGTTGCGGGAAGTTCGGGTACGGTCACCGTCCATGTGAAGAGCCTGCGCGCCAAGCTGGGGGATGAGCCTCATCAACCACGCTGGATCCAGACCGTATGGGGCAGCGGATACCGATTTGTAGGAGATTTGGCGGAATGA
- the sdaAB gene encoding L-serine ammonia-lyase, iron-sulfur-dependent subunit beta → MRFKDVFSIIGPSMTGPSSSHTAGAARLGRIARQWLGFMPERARLTLYGSFADTYQGHGTDLALIGGLLDYATDDPRIPDAERYAEEAGMDVEFYTSGLPAPHPNTVKIELWHGERQCSLVGASIGGGSVSVHALNDFRVQISGEFPTLVLRHSDKAGVLASVTSTVSSSGVNIGYMQVDRKARDGEALTAMEMDGPPNAEMLNRLRTLEHMLDVRVIDLKRGVGHDAV, encoded by the coding sequence ATGCGTTTCAAAGATGTGTTTTCAATTATTGGCCCGTCTATGACGGGGCCATCCAGTTCACATACGGCAGGAGCGGCAAGGCTCGGCCGAATTGCGCGCCAATGGCTCGGCTTTATGCCCGAGCGGGCGCGGTTAACGTTGTACGGCTCGTTTGCGGATACGTATCAGGGCCATGGCACCGATCTTGCGTTGATCGGCGGCCTTCTCGACTATGCAACCGACGATCCGCGCATTCCGGATGCGGAGCGATATGCGGAAGAAGCCGGAATGGATGTCGAATTCTATACGAGCGGCCTGCCTGCCCCGCATCCGAATACCGTCAAGATCGAACTGTGGCACGGCGAACGTCAATGCTCGCTGGTTGGTGCCTCCATCGGCGGCGGCAGCGTATCGGTGCACGCGCTGAACGATTTCCGCGTGCAGATCAGCGGCGAATTCCCTACATTGGTCCTGCGCCATTCCGACAAGGCCGGCGTCCTTGCCTCGGTGACGTCAACGGTCAGTTCCTCCGGCGTGAACATCGGTTACATGCAGGTAGACCGCAAAGCCCGCGACGGTGAAGCGTTGACGGCGATGGAGATGGACGGTCCGCCAAACGCGGAGATGCTGAACCGATTGCGTACCCTGGAACATATGCTGGACGTTCGGGTCATTGATTTGAAGAGAGGGGTGGGTCACGATGCGGTTTAA
- the sdaAA gene encoding L-serine ammonia-lyase, iron-sulfur-dependent, subunit alpha, with product MRFKHLHELSAICTAESKSIAQLMVEEQVKETNVPETDVVRQMSEYYQVMKEAVRKGLTEDTTSRSGLTGGDGKKMAAYIRSGETCSGDASALAMTYALCVSEVNASMGRIVATPTAGSCGIIPGVFISAQERFGWNDEHLVNGLFCAGAIGYVIANNSFISGAEGGCQAEVGSAIGMAAGAMVELRGGTPEQVVHAVGLALKNTLGLICDPVAGLVEIPCIVRNGLGAVTALAAADMALAGVRSAIPSDEVIDVMLEVGSAMPSRHRETAQGGLAQTPTGRKMMEKLAKPKAKRAPEPELQTGEEQPSE from the coding sequence ATGCGGTTTAAACATTTGCACGAGCTGAGCGCCATCTGCACGGCCGAATCCAAGTCGATTGCGCAGCTTATGGTCGAGGAGCAGGTAAAGGAAACCAATGTCCCGGAAACGGACGTTGTGCGGCAAATGTCGGAATATTATCAGGTGATGAAGGAGGCTGTGCGTAAAGGACTGACGGAGGACACCACTTCGCGCAGCGGATTGACGGGCGGAGACGGCAAAAAGATGGCCGCGTACATTCGCAGCGGAGAAACCTGCTCGGGTGATGCTTCTGCGCTTGCAATGACCTATGCGCTGTGCGTATCCGAGGTGAATGCCTCCATGGGACGCATCGTGGCGACGCCGACGGCGGGTTCCTGCGGCATTATCCCCGGCGTGTTCATTAGCGCCCAGGAGCGGTTTGGCTGGAATGACGAGCATTTGGTCAATGGTTTGTTCTGTGCCGGAGCCATCGGATACGTCATTGCCAACAATTCCTTCATCTCGGGAGCCGAAGGGGGCTGCCAGGCTGAAGTGGGCTCGGCGATCGGCATGGCAGCAGGCGCAATGGTGGAGCTGCGCGGAGGCACGCCGGAGCAGGTCGTGCATGCAGTCGGTCTTGCGCTCAAAAATACGCTGGGCCTGATCTGCGATCCGGTGGCCGGGCTAGTAGAGATCCCTTGCATCGTCCGCAATGGGCTGGGTGCCGTGACTGCACTGGCTGCCGCGGATATGGCCCTGGCTGGCGTGCGCAGCGCGATTCCTTCGGACGAGGTGATCGATGTGATGCTGGAGGTGGGCAGCGCCATGCCGAGCAGGCATCGCGAGACGGCCCAGGGAGGTTTGGCGCAGACGCCGACGGGGCGGAAAATGATGGAGAAGCTGGCAAAACCGAAAGCGAAGCGTGCGCCCGAGCCTGAACTGCAAACGGGAGAAGAACAACCTTCCGAGTAG
- a CDS encoding PH domain-containing protein, whose product MMNEPKRLHKMYVLFPFFSVMKSIIPIIVLLIIKGVDWSKFPWYSYAAAVVCIALPFVLYGWIKWRKFSYTLQDDRIVLRQGLFVREEKSIYFSRIHSVQTQQPLIQRMLRLAQLKIETPGGSVEADGVLPALAITEAERIERWLYQKRSEAVKREDAPAAAPWSEEHVRREEGEAPGQSVELMEGAAFPVKREVLLRLSAGRLFVGALTTMNLPLVVVFGAGVYSFADDLLPDHFYSNLVEQAGRLPVIWWLGLVPVMFLLAWILSAVLFTIKYAGFTVEQEGGNIAIVSGLLDRRKHVFSPRKVQAVEVKEGLLRQPFGYAEVEIYVLTSEMEKKMMLHPLLPVRDVNELLARIVPQFEMHTPASRPPDRARWLFLRWKLLGAAVLGTAGTVFLGQAGALLFLFVPLCAVWGYGCFKDEGMSIQGKQLTLRHRTISRRTALMRRPHVVTVNTAATTGQRSKSLLSVRAKLMVNRSGFRAVFLEHDQANAVKDWFRQASNLI is encoded by the coding sequence ATGATGAATGAACCGAAGCGTTTACATAAGATGTATGTCCTCTTTCCTTTTTTTAGCGTAATGAAGTCCATCATTCCGATTATCGTTCTACTCATCATCAAAGGCGTGGACTGGAGCAAATTTCCGTGGTACAGCTATGCTGCGGCCGTTGTGTGCATCGCGCTTCCTTTTGTTCTGTATGGTTGGATCAAATGGCGTAAATTCAGTTATACGCTGCAGGACGATCGTATTGTGCTGCGCCAGGGCCTATTTGTCCGGGAGGAGAAATCGATCTATTTCAGCCGCATCCACTCCGTCCAGACGCAACAGCCCCTGATTCAGCGGATGCTCCGGCTGGCACAGCTCAAGATTGAGACGCCGGGGGGCAGCGTTGAGGCGGATGGCGTGCTTCCCGCTCTGGCAATTACAGAGGCCGAGCGGATCGAGCGGTGGTTATATCAGAAGCGAAGTGAAGCGGTGAAGAGAGAGGACGCGCCTGCGGCAGCACCATGGTCCGAAGAGCATGTTCGCCGCGAAGAGGGAGAAGCTCCCGGACAGAGTGTGGAGCTTATGGAGGGGGCAGCATTCCCGGTAAAGCGAGAGGTTCTGCTGCGCCTGTCAGCCGGCAGATTGTTTGTCGGAGCGCTGACAACGATGAATCTGCCGCTTGTCGTGGTTTTCGGTGCAGGGGTCTATTCATTCGCAGATGACCTGCTTCCGGATCACTTTTACAGCAACCTGGTTGAACAGGCCGGACGGCTGCCCGTAATTTGGTGGCTCGGACTTGTGCCCGTCATGTTTTTGCTGGCATGGATCTTGTCAGCCGTGCTGTTTACGATCAAGTATGCCGGGTTCACCGTGGAGCAGGAAGGCGGAAACATTGCCATCGTTTCCGGTCTGCTCGACCGGAGAAAGCATGTGTTTTCTCCCCGTAAGGTACAGGCTGTGGAGGTCAAAGAGGGGCTGCTGCGACAGCCATTTGGTTATGCCGAGGTGGAGATATATGTCTTGACTTCGGAGATGGAGAAAAAAATGATGCTGCATCCGCTGCTGCCGGTTCGCGATGTGAATGAACTGCTTGCCCGAATCGTTCCGCAATTCGAAATGCACACACCTGCCAGCCGCCCTCCGGATCGAGCCCGCTGGTTGTTCCTGCGCTGGAAACTGCTGGGTGCGGCCGTGCTGGGAACGGCGGGAACCGTATTTCTGGGCCAGGCCGGCGCGCTGCTGTTTCTCTTCGTGCCCTTATGTGCCGTTTGGGGATACGGATGCTTCAAGGATGAAGGGATGAGCATTCAAGGCAAGCAGCTGACGCTTCGTCACCGGACAATATCCCGCAGAACGGCATTAATGCGCAGGCCCCATGTCGTTACGGTGAACACCGCTGCCACGACCGGACAGCGAAGCAAGTCCTTGCTATCCGTTCGGGCCAAGCTTATGGTGAATCGAAGCGGCTTTAGAGCGGTTTTCCTGGAACATGACCAGGCTAATGCCGTGAAGGATTGGTTTCGACAGGCTTCGAACTTGATCTAG
- the pstA gene encoding phosphate ABC transporter permease PstA — translation MKAKTVDKVATAVIVALALFIVVLLLGLLAFILVRGIGQIDWHFLTSAPQLLKGGGGIGPQLFNSVFLLVLTLIITIPLGWGGGIYMAEYAKPGRITNFIRLVVEVLSSFPSIVIGLFGLLLIVNTFGLGFSLISGAMALAIFNLPLMVRTTEQAFRAVPKEQKEAGLALGLSKWKIITSILLPVALPSLITGTILASGRIFGEAAALMFTAGMSSPPLDFTDWNPASPRSPLNPFRPAETLAVHIWKVNSEGIAPDSKEVAAGASAVLVLLVLAFNLSARWIGRVVYRRMTASK, via the coding sequence ATGAAAGCTAAAACGGTAGACAAAGTGGCCACAGCCGTTATTGTGGCATTGGCGCTATTTATCGTCGTTCTGCTGCTCGGACTGCTCGCCTTCATTCTGGTGCGCGGAATCGGCCAAATCGATTGGCATTTCCTGACGAGCGCGCCTCAGCTGCTGAAGGGCGGCGGCGGGATTGGCCCGCAATTGTTCAACTCGGTATTTTTGCTTGTTTTGACATTGATTATCACCATTCCGCTCGGTTGGGGCGGGGGTATTTATATGGCGGAATATGCCAAACCGGGTCGAATCACCAACTTCATTCGACTCGTTGTGGAAGTATTGTCTTCTTTTCCGTCGATCGTGATCGGTTTGTTCGGTCTCTTGCTGATCGTTAACACGTTCGGCCTGGGCTTTTCCCTGATTTCGGGAGCCATGGCACTGGCCATCTTTAACCTGCCGCTGATGGTGCGGACGACGGAACAAGCTTTCCGGGCCGTGCCGAAGGAACAAAAAGAAGCCGGGCTTGCGCTGGGTCTGTCCAAATGGAAGATCATCACGTCCATTTTGCTGCCTGTGGCATTGCCGAGTTTGATTACGGGTACAATTCTGGCTTCGGGCCGAATTTTCGGCGAAGCGGCAGCGCTGATGTTTACGGCAGGCATGAGCAGCCCGCCCCTGGACTTCACGGACTGGAATCCTGCGAGTCCAAGATCGCCGCTCAATCCATTCCGTCCGGCTGAAACGCTCGCCGTGCACATCTGGAAAGTTAACAGTGAAGGCATCGCGCCGGATTCCAAGGAAGTGGCGGCAGGAGCATCGGCCGTGCTTGTCCTTCTCGTACTGGCGTTCAATCTGAGTGCTCGTTGGATCGGCCGGGTCGTTTACCGCCGCATGACAGCTTCGAAATAA
- a CDS encoding HAMP domain-containing sensor histidine kinase, translating to MKLKYWLMIVFLIVMLLPVGAGWALFSLYDYYNDQRSVAEYVELSGRLGPIEQALSDPGLYRLQSADAYASLSGLASDQVNFDLYLPSGIRVYTSGGDPWSAGAYTVRGSELYRDLYDMQIRHRTFTLKKPVWEKGELVGIYEIVMLRGEWLEGISVRTTWVVGSAVIFFILLYGTVLWLLSRKLFRPMRQLMDRMHAFARGEVPMDDAPVRRDEMGTLLKQFDAMQEKVRQTQAEVEKEQKEKELMVASLSHDLKTPLMSISAYAEAIRMDTQLEPPERREYWDVLFGNVERMKRMIGELEMYTALGSGELEMAMVEVEGEEFFDMLLGSYGGLAEREQIDVKTVVRTDHLYRLHPEQLMRLTDNLMNNALRHTRANGAIGLGVIASDQPLPEWIIPTLDLELDKFRTGSTLILVQNEGPAIPEEQLDRIFEPYVQHQNQEGKAYAGSSGLGLSIAKRIAIRHGGEMRMWSAEGYGTIAACRLPEM from the coding sequence ATGAAGCTGAAATACTGGCTGATGATTGTTTTTCTCATCGTGATGCTGCTGCCTGTCGGTGCAGGCTGGGCGCTATTCTCCCTGTACGACTACTATAACGATCAGCGCTCCGTAGCGGAATATGTAGAGTTGTCCGGACGGCTGGGTCCCATCGAGCAGGCATTGTCCGACCCGGGGCTGTACCGCCTGCAATCTGCTGATGCCTATGCTTCGCTCTCCGGGCTCGCCAGTGATCAAGTGAACTTTGACCTCTATCTGCCGTCAGGGATCAGGGTGTATACATCCGGTGGGGATCCCTGGTCTGCCGGGGCTTATACCGTCAGGGGTTCGGAACTATATCGCGATCTGTACGACATGCAGATTCGTCATCGCACGTTTACGCTGAAAAAGCCGGTATGGGAAAAGGGTGAACTGGTTGGCATTTACGAGATCGTCATGCTTCGCGGAGAGTGGCTTGAAGGCATCTCGGTCCGGACGACATGGGTCGTCGGCTCCGCTGTTATATTCTTTATCCTGTTATATGGCACCGTGCTCTGGCTGCTATCCAGAAAGCTTTTTCGACCGATGAGACAGCTGATGGACAGAATGCATGCTTTTGCGCGGGGAGAGGTTCCCATGGATGACGCACCGGTACGTCGCGATGAAATGGGCACGCTGCTCAAGCAATTTGATGCAATGCAGGAAAAAGTGAGGCAGACGCAGGCAGAAGTGGAGAAGGAGCAAAAAGAGAAAGAGCTCATGGTCGCTTCGCTGTCTCACGATCTGAAGACACCGTTAATGTCCATCAGTGCCTATGCGGAGGCGATTCGTATGGATACGCAATTGGAACCGCCCGAGAGACGGGAGTACTGGGACGTGCTGTTCGGAAATGTGGAGCGGATGAAACGGATGATTGGCGAACTCGAAATGTATACGGCGCTGGGTTCCGGTGAATTGGAGATGGCCATGGTCGAGGTGGAAGGAGAAGAGTTCTTCGATATGCTGCTTGGTAGTTATGGAGGACTTGCCGAGCGTGAACAGATTGACGTAAAAACGGTCGTCCGCACAGATCACCTCTACCGGCTTCATCCCGAACAACTGATGCGCCTGACAGACAATTTGATGAACAATGCACTGCGTCACACAAGAGCGAACGGGGCAATAGGTCTGGGCGTCATTGCTTCAGATCAGCCGCTTCCGGAATGGATCATTCCTACGCTGGATTTGGAGCTGGATAAGTTCAGGACGGGATCAACCTTGATCCTGGTGCAAAATGAAGGGCCTGCTATTCCTGAAGAACAGCTGGATCGTATTTTCGAACCCTATGTTCAACATCAGAATCAGGAAGGGAAGGCGTATGCAGGAAGCTCAGGTCTGGGATTAAGCATAGCCAAACGGATTGCCATCAGGCACGGAGGTGAAATGCGCATGTGGTCGGCTGAAGGTTACGGTACGATCGCTGCATGCCGATTGCCTGAGATGTAA
- a CDS encoding PH domain-containing protein, protein MSHAMDYAEHNNGERRRLHPKAKQATALTALMVNGLLILLAVGYLIVAWFRDWVEWPGWIGTGIFMISLIWYTWILPGLRYRHFSFRVADDEVEIHSGWLWHTDTIVPMTRVQQVELESGPLLRKYGLAKVSIVTAAATLHIAGLERAEAEQLKRNIGHLAKVEDHDE, encoded by the coding sequence GTGAGTCACGCAATGGATTACGCAGAGCATAACAACGGAGAACGGCGGCGCCTCCACCCGAAAGCTAAACAAGCAACAGCCTTGACGGCCCTAATGGTCAATGGGCTGTTGATTTTACTGGCCGTCGGATATCTGATCGTAGCATGGTTTAGAGATTGGGTGGAGTGGCCGGGATGGATCGGGACAGGGATTTTTATGATTTCACTAATCTGGTATACCTGGATTTTGCCCGGATTACGTTACCGGCACTTCAGTTTTCGGGTCGCTGATGATGAAGTGGAGATCCATTCTGGCTGGTTGTGGCATACGGATACGATTGTGCCGATGACGCGTGTGCAGCAGGTGGAACTGGAAAGCGGTCCTCTGCTGCGAAAATATGGACTTGCCAAAGTCAGCATCGTTACGGCGGCAGCTACGCTCCACATTGCCGGGTTGGAACGGGCAGAGGCAGAGCAATTGAAGCGCAATATCGGTCATCTGGCGAAGGTGGAAGATCATGATGAATGA